One region of Niallia sp. Man26 genomic DNA includes:
- the gcvPB gene encoding aminomethyl-transferring glycine dehydrogenase subunit GcvPB, with translation MMDKHQPLIFENSTPGRIGYSLPEMDIPELDVNELIPAEYIRTAPPELPEVSELDIMRHYTALSKRNHGLDSGFYPLGSCTMKYNPKINENVARFSGFAHIHPLQDESSVQGALELMYDLKEHLMEITGMDEVTLQPAAGAHGEWTGLMMIRAYHEANGDTSRTKVIVPDSAHGTNPASATVAGLETITVKSDENGLVDLEDLRRVVGEDTAALMLTNPNTLGLFEENILEMAQIVHDAGGKLYYDGANLNAVLSKARPGDMGFDVVHLNLHKTFTGPHGGGGPGSGPVGVKSDLIPFLPKPVIQKVGEEYVFDYDRPLSIGRVKPFYGNFGINVRAYTYIRSMGPDGLKAVTENAVLNANYMMRRLAEFYDLPFDKHCKHEFVLSGRRQKKLGVRTLDIAKRLLDFGYHPPTIYFPLNVEECIMIEPTETESKETLDQFIDAMIQIAKEAEETPEVVQEAPHTTVIGRLDETLAARKPVLRYQK, from the coding sequence ATCATGGATAAACATCAACCCCTCATTTTTGAAAACAGCACACCCGGGCGAATCGGTTACAGCCTGCCAGAAATGGATATCCCAGAACTAGACGTAAACGAGCTGATTCCAGCAGAGTATATTCGCACGGCACCGCCAGAACTTCCAGAGGTTTCAGAGCTGGATATTATGCGTCATTACACCGCTCTTTCTAAACGAAATCATGGGCTTGATTCCGGATTCTATCCGCTAGGTTCATGCACGATGAAGTATAATCCGAAAATCAATGAAAATGTAGCAAGGTTCAGCGGATTTGCTCATATCCATCCATTGCAGGATGAAAGCTCTGTTCAAGGTGCACTGGAGCTGATGTATGATCTCAAGGAGCATTTAATGGAGATTACAGGTATGGATGAAGTGACACTTCAGCCTGCGGCAGGTGCTCATGGAGAATGGACAGGATTAATGATGATTCGTGCATACCATGAAGCAAATGGAGATACATCTCGCACAAAGGTAATCGTCCCAGATTCTGCACACGGAACAAATCCTGCATCGGCGACAGTTGCCGGCTTGGAAACAATCACAGTAAAATCGGATGAAAATGGTCTTGTTGATTTGGAGGATTTGCGGAGAGTGGTCGGTGAGGATACAGCAGCACTTATGCTGACAAATCCAAACACACTAGGGCTATTTGAAGAAAATATTCTCGAAATGGCCCAAATTGTCCATGACGCAGGCGGCAAATTATACTATGACGGGGCAAACTTGAATGCTGTTCTTTCTAAAGCAAGACCTGGCGATATGGGATTTGATGTTGTTCATTTAAATCTTCACAAAACATTTACAGGACCTCATGGCGGCGGCGGACCAGGTTCAGGTCCAGTTGGAGTAAAGTCTGATTTGATTCCATTTCTTCCAAAGCCAGTCATTCAAAAGGTTGGAGAGGAATATGTATTTGACTATGATCGTCCATTATCTATTGGAAGGGTTAAGCCTTTTTACGGGAACTTCGGAATTAATGTCCGTGCATACACATATATCCGCTCCATGGGACCAGACGGCTTAAAAGCAGTTACGGAAAACGCAGTTCTTAATGCGAACTATATGATGAGAAGATTAGCGGAATTTTATGATCTGCCATTTGACAAACACTGTAAGCATGAGTTTGTATTAAGCGGGCGCCGTCAAAAGAAACTCGGTGTTCGTACATTGGATATTGCGAAAAGACTGCTTGATTTCGGCTACCATCCGCCGACAATTTATTTCCCGCTTAATGTAGAGGAATGTATTATGATTGAGCCAACAGAGACAGAATCAAAGGAAACATTGGATCAATTCATTGATGCAATGATTCAAATTGCTAAAGAAGCAGAAGAGACACCAGAGGTTGTTCAGGAAGCACCGCATACCACAGTAATCGGACGTCTTGATGAGACGCTTGCTGCGAGAAAACCAGTTCTTCGCTATCAAAAATAA
- a CDS encoding SA1362 family protein yields MKNRIPFFVIGIVCLLALIGLVSSVVSNPVGFMQNILSLVVVGLLIWFIVRRFSKASPERKEQKAFVKAAKRSKKRQHTKGKTLPKQGVQAKPASFKGKKRSASSAHLTVIEGKKSKKKNRATF; encoded by the coding sequence TTGAAGAATCGAATTCCTTTTTTTGTTATTGGAATCGTCTGCTTACTTGCTTTAATAGGTTTGGTATCGTCTGTTGTTTCCAATCCTGTTGGGTTTATGCAAAACATACTCTCTTTAGTTGTTGTTGGACTTCTCATCTGGTTTATCGTGCGACGTTTTTCCAAAGCTAGCCCTGAAAGAAAAGAGCAGAAGGCTTTTGTCAAAGCAGCAAAAAGATCGAAAAAAAGACAACATACAAAAGGGAAAACCTTGCCAAAGCAAGGCGTCCAAGCAAAACCTGCATCCTTCAAAGGCAAGAAGAGAAGCGCGAGCAGTGCACACTTGACTGTCATTGAAGGAAAAAAAAGCAAAAAGAAAAATCGGGCAACTTTTTGA
- a CDS encoding Xaa-Pro peptidase family protein — MEKLKKLREALAAAGVDGIVIASNFNRRYISNFTGSAGVVLISGEEAKFITDFRYTEQAASQCVGFDIVKHTGPIQKEVAEQAEKLGIKKLAFEQDYMTFTEYRLYETTFKGELVPVSGIVEKLRLIKSSEEIKILKEAAEIADAAFAHILKFITVGKTELEVSNELEFFMRKAGAVSSSFDTIVASGTRSALPHGVASEKVIEAGDFVTMDFGAYYKGYVSDITRTIAVGKPDDKLKEIYDIVLQAQLKGMEGIKPGLTGIQADALTRDYISAHGYGEYFGHSTGHGIGLEVHEGPGLSYKSETVLEPGMVVTVEPGIYIPGLGGVRIEDDTIITDDHNEALTHSPKELIIL, encoded by the coding sequence ATGGAGAAATTAAAAAAATTACGAGAAGCTTTGGCAGCTGCAGGTGTTGACGGAATTGTAATAGCAAGCAATTTTAACCGCCGTTACATCTCTAACTTTACAGGCTCAGCAGGTGTTGTGTTAATCAGCGGGGAAGAAGCTAAGTTCATTACAGACTTCCGTTATACAGAACAAGCAGCCAGCCAATGTGTTGGTTTTGACATTGTTAAACATACAGGCCCAATTCAAAAGGAAGTGGCAGAACAAGCAGAAAAGCTTGGTATAAAAAAATTAGCTTTTGAACAGGACTATATGACTTTTACAGAATACAGGCTGTATGAAACAACGTTTAAAGGAGAACTTGTACCAGTTTCAGGCATTGTAGAAAAGTTACGCTTGATTAAGAGTAGTGAAGAGATTAAGATATTAAAGGAAGCAGCGGAGATTGCAGATGCCGCTTTTGCCCATATCCTTAAATTTATTACGGTTGGGAAAACAGAATTGGAAGTTTCGAATGAATTAGAGTTTTTTATGAGAAAAGCAGGTGCAGTATCATCATCCTTTGATACAATTGTCGCTTCTGGAACAAGATCTGCATTGCCTCACGGTGTGGCATCAGAAAAAGTGATTGAAGCCGGTGATTTTGTGACAATGGATTTCGGAGCATATTATAAAGGGTATGTTTCTGATATTACGAGAACAATTGCTGTTGGCAAACCAGACGATAAGCTAAAGGAAATATATGATATTGTCCTCCAAGCTCAGCTGAAAGGAATGGAAGGAATCAAGCCGGGTCTTACTGGCATTCAGGCAGATGCGCTGACTCGTGATTACATAAGTGCACATGGGTATGGTGAATATTTTGGCCACTCTACAGGTCATGGAATCGGTTTAGAGGTCCATGAAGGTCCTGGACTATCCTATAAATCGGAAACAGTCCTTGAGCCCGGCATGGTTGTAACAGTTGAACCAGGCATCTATATTCCAGGTCTGGGTGGGGTTCGCATAGAGGATGATACCATCATAACAGATGATCATAATGAAGCTTTAACCCATTCACCAAAAGAATTGATTATTTTATAG
- a CDS encoding biotin/lipoate A/B protein ligase family protein, whose translation MMKETWRFIDSGNCSPSFNMALDEALLDWHSAGDFPPVIRFYGWNPATLSIGYFQRVEKEIDMDAVKELNLGFVRRPTGGRGVLHEHELTYSVIVSEEHPDMPKTVTEAYRVISEGILQGFQLLGLDAYFSVPKTEEQKASLKNPRSAVCFDAPSWYELVVEGRKVAGSAQTRQKGVILQHGSILLDLDEDKLFRLFKYSSERIKERMQAAFKEKAVAINNLTDKKITIEMAKKAFKEGFERGLNIDLQEYELNQQQLDYVEKLAKERYENNEWNFKR comes from the coding sequence ATGATGAAAGAAACATGGAGATTTATTGATTCTGGCAACTGTTCCCCTTCTTTTAACATGGCATTAGATGAGGCGCTGCTAGATTGGCATTCTGCTGGAGATTTTCCTCCTGTTATTCGCTTTTATGGATGGAATCCGGCAACATTATCTATCGGCTATTTTCAAAGAGTAGAAAAAGAAATTGACATGGACGCTGTAAAGGAATTGAACTTAGGGTTTGTGAGAAGGCCTACAGGGGGAAGAGGCGTGCTTCATGAGCATGAGTTAACATATAGTGTTATTGTGTCTGAGGAGCATCCGGATATGCCGAAAACAGTAACAGAAGCATATCGGGTTATTTCAGAAGGTATTCTGCAAGGCTTCCAGCTTCTCGGCCTTGATGCGTATTTTTCCGTTCCGAAAACAGAAGAGCAAAAAGCTTCACTAAAGAATCCGCGCTCTGCCGTATGCTTTGATGCGCCAAGCTGGTATGAGCTTGTAGTGGAAGGCAGAAAGGTTGCAGGCAGTGCTCAAACTAGACAAAAAGGCGTAATCTTACAGCATGGGTCTATTTTGCTTGATCTTGATGAAGACAAGCTGTTCCGTCTGTTTAAATATTCGAGTGAACGAATTAAAGAGAGGATGCAGGCGGCTTTTAAGGAAAAGGCAGTAGCAATCAATAATTTGACAGACAAGAAAATTACAATTGAGATGGCAAAAAAAGCATTTAAAGAAGGATTTGAGCGAGGTCTCAATATTGACTTGCAGGAATATGAGCTTAACCAACAGCAGCTGGACTATGTAGAAAAGCTCGCTAAAGAAAGATATGAAAACAATGAATGGAACTTTAAAAGATAA
- a CDS encoding YqhR family membrane protein — protein sequence MNNENEREAENISGISKEPSMHFISLVVWTGLFGGIFWAFIGFIAYYFHMTEIRPNVILEPWALGSWKTSWLGTIISICAIGFFSLMAAFGYYLLLRRFKSFYIGLGFGIMVFGVVFIILNPIFPSIKPFLQLSLNTIITSVCLYMLWGVFVGYTISYEESEIRTKKQKEKKSEANISGSEG from the coding sequence ATGAATAATGAAAATGAAAGAGAAGCGGAAAATATCAGCGGAATTTCAAAGGAGCCATCCATGCATTTCATCAGCCTTGTTGTCTGGACAGGATTATTTGGCGGAATTTTTTGGGCGTTCATCGGATTCATCGCTTATTATTTTCATATGACAGAAATAAGGCCGAATGTCATCTTGGAGCCATGGGCATTAGGAAGCTGGAAGACTAGCTGGCTTGGAACCATTATCAGCATTTGTGCTATCGGATTTTTTTCTTTAATGGCTGCTTTCGGCTATTATCTTTTGCTGAGAAGATTCAAGTCCTTCTATATAGGTTTAGGATTTGGCATAATGGTTTTTGGTGTGGTCTTTATTATCTTAAATCCTATTTTTCCGAGTATAAAGCCATTTTTGCAGCTCAGTCTGAATACCATTATTACGTCAGTTTGTCTGTACATGCTGTGGGGGGTATTTGTCGGTTATACGATTTCTTATGAGGAAAGCGAAATACGGACAAAAAAACAAAAAGAAAAGAAGAGTGAGGCGAACATTTCGGGTAGTGAAGGATAA
- a CDS encoding LysM domain-containing protein, whose product MEENQQTTTAPATPAKSYTVVAGDTLSEISQKYGVSVGAIAEANNIGNINQIYVGQKLVIPSNS is encoded by the coding sequence TTGGAGGAAAACCAGCAAACAACTACCGCTCCTGCCACGCCTGCTAAATCTTATACTGTTGTTGCCGGTGATACGCTTTCTGAAATCAGCCAGAAGTATGGCGTGTCTGTCGGAGCCATTGCAGAGGCCAACAATATCGGAAACATCAATCAAATCTATGTAGGTCAAAAGCTTGTCATTCCAAGTAATTCTTAA
- the efp gene encoding elongation factor P, translating into MISVNDFKTGLTIEVDNGIWRVLDFQHVKPGKGAAFVRSKLKNLRTGAVQEKTFRAGEKVGKAQIDNRKMQYLYASGDQHVFMDQESYDQIELSADAIEYELKFLKENMEVHIMMYQSETLGVELPNTVELEVTETEPGIKGDTASGGTKPAILETGLSVQVPFFINQGDRLIINTAEASYVSRA; encoded by the coding sequence ATGATTTCAGTAAACGATTTTAAAACAGGTTTAACAATTGAAGTGGATAACGGAATTTGGCGTGTCTTGGATTTCCAACATGTTAAACCAGGAAAAGGCGCTGCATTCGTGCGTTCTAAATTAAAGAACTTACGTACAGGAGCAGTTCAAGAAAAAACATTCAGAGCTGGCGAAAAGGTTGGAAAAGCACAAATCGACAACCGTAAAATGCAATACTTGTATGCAAGCGGCGATCAGCATGTATTCATGGACCAAGAATCATATGATCAAATCGAGCTATCTGCTGATGCGATTGAATATGAATTAAAGTTCTTGAAAGAAAACATGGAAGTTCATATCATGATGTACCAAAGCGAAACACTTGGCGTAGAGCTTCCAAATACAGTTGAGCTTGAAGTAACAGAAACAGAGCCTGGCATTAAAGGGGACACAGCTTCTGGCGGTACAAAGCCTGCAATCTTAGAAACAGGTCTTTCTGTGCAAGTTCCTTTCTTTATTAACCAAGGCGACAGATTGATTATCAATACAGCTGAAGCGAGCTATGTTTCCCGCGCGTAA
- a CDS encoding rhodanese-like domain-containing protein, producing the protein MQAVYTLLIAIAIFAIYSIIVYLYQRKIVKTISEEEFRQGYRKAQLIDVREPNEFNAGHVLGARNIPLSQLKMRKGEIRSDKPVYLYCQNGMRSGRAAQFLHRKGYRQLTQLQGGFKKWSGKVKTK; encoded by the coding sequence TTGCAAGCAGTATATACTCTTTTAATTGCGATAGCAATTTTTGCTATCTATTCTATAATCGTATACCTCTATCAACGCAAGATAGTTAAAACGATTTCAGAAGAGGAGTTCCGCCAAGGGTACAGAAAAGCCCAGCTGATTGATGTCAGAGAACCAAATGAATTTAATGCTGGACACGTACTTGGGGCAAGAAACATTCCTCTATCTCAATTAAAAATGAGAAAAGGGGAAATTCGTTCGGACAAGCCTGTTTACTTATATTGCCAAAACGGGATGAGAAGCGGAAGAGCCGCTCAATTTTTACACCGTAAAGGCTACAGACAGCTTACACAGCTGCAAGGCGGCTTTAAAAAATGGTCTGGAAAAGTAAAAACAAAATGA
- a CDS encoding patatin-like phospholipase family protein yields the protein MHIDGVFSGGGIKGLALIGACEVLEEKGFEFVRVAGTSAGSIIAAFVAAKYTSKDIAKMLEELDLSTLLDERKLLVPFPFAKWLFLYWRLGLYKGNALERWLEEKLAYKGIRTFADLPPNSLRVIASDITNGVMVVLPDDLPKYGIDPGSFSVAKAIRMSCSLPFFFEPATLGTKQNKSIIVDGGVLSNFPMWLFDKENVKKIRPVIGLKLSHKQSEHPKHMIKNAFHLFGAMFETMKDAHDSRYISRKHEKNIIFIPSEGVMSTEFTLTKEKQVEIIQMGRDYANKFLRSWTY from the coding sequence ATGCACATAGATGGAGTGTTTTCAGGCGGTGGCATAAAGGGTCTTGCCTTGATCGGGGCATGTGAAGTGCTGGAAGAAAAGGGATTTGAGTTTGTTAGAGTGGCAGGGACAAGTGCTGGTTCTATTATTGCCGCGTTTGTTGCTGCAAAGTATACGAGTAAAGACATTGCGAAAATGCTGGAAGAACTCGACTTGTCCACACTTCTCGATGAACGCAAGCTTCTCGTTCCATTTCCATTTGCGAAATGGCTGTTTCTTTATTGGCGACTTGGCTTATATAAAGGCAATGCATTAGAAAGGTGGCTGGAGGAGAAGCTTGCTTATAAAGGGATTAGGACATTTGCAGATTTGCCTCCAAACTCACTGCGGGTGATTGCATCTGATATTACAAATGGTGTGATGGTTGTTCTTCCAGATGACTTGCCTAAGTATGGAATTGATCCAGGCAGTTTCTCTGTTGCAAAGGCCATTAGAATGAGCTGCAGTCTTCCTTTCTTTTTTGAACCAGCAACCCTTGGAACAAAACAAAATAAAAGCATTATTGTAGATGGTGGCGTTCTCAGCAATTTTCCGATGTGGCTTTTTGATAAAGAAAATGTAAAAAAAATCAGACCGGTTATTGGGCTAAAGCTAAGTCATAAACAGTCAGAGCATCCAAAACATATGATAAAAAACGCTTTTCATTTGTTTGGTGCGATGTTTGAGACAATGAAGGATGCCCATGATTCCAGGTATATTTCGCGCAAGCATGAAAAGAATATCATATTCATTCCCTCTGAAGGAGTTATGTCTACTGAATTCACCTTAACGAAAGAAAAACAAGTTGAAATAATTCAGATGGGCCGAGACTATGCCAATAAATTCCTACGCTCATGGACTTATTAA
- a CDS encoding spore coat protein, whose translation MKHHDVRRPYGFGRPGFGYGRPGFGGAGFGLGVLGGLATGALLGPALYGGYGYPYGGFGYPYGGYYY comes from the coding sequence ATGAAGCATCACGATGTTCGAAGACCTTATGGATTTGGCAGACCTGGATTTGGTTATGGAAGACCTGGATTTGGAGGAGCAGGATTTGGTCTTGGTGTTTTAGGCGGACTTGCGACAGGAGCTCTGCTTGGCCCTGCCCTTTATGGAGGATACGGTTATCCTTATGGCGGCTTCGGCTACCCTTACGGAGGATATTATTATTAA
- a CDS encoding DUF1385 domain-containing protein, protein MSNKQKPVFGGQAVVEGVMFGGKHHYVTAIRRKDQSIDYFHLPRKHNPKLAKLKKIPFIRGIVAIIESSGNGTKHLNFSTDRYDVDPADDNVIEEKEPSKMTMILGVAAIGILSFLFGKFIFTLVPAFLAEFFKPVISGHVAQILLESFIKLLLLLGYIYFVSLTPLIKRVFQYHGAEHKVINAFENGKEITVENVQAQSRLHYRCGSSFILFTVFVGLFLYLLFPTDSFVERIVSRIALIPVVLGISFEVLQFTNKLRNIPVLKYLGLPGLWLQLLTTKEPTDDQVEVAIYSFKELKRREEETENTILVSS, encoded by the coding sequence ATGTCAAATAAGCAAAAACCAGTATTCGGAGGACAGGCAGTTGTAGAAGGTGTTATGTTTGGCGGAAAACATCATTATGTGACTGCTATAAGACGTAAAGATCAATCGATTGATTACTTCCATTTGCCGAGAAAACATAATCCGAAGCTGGCTAAATTAAAAAAAATCCCCTTTATCAGAGGGATTGTAGCCATCATTGAATCAAGCGGAAATGGTACAAAGCATTTAAATTTCTCCACAGATCGCTATGACGTAGACCCTGCCGACGATAATGTAATTGAAGAAAAGGAACCTTCTAAAATGACAATGATTTTAGGGGTAGCAGCAATCGGTATACTTTCCTTTCTGTTCGGCAAATTTATCTTCACGTTAGTTCCTGCCTTTTTGGCTGAGTTTTTCAAGCCTGTTATAAGCGGACATGTTGCTCAAATTTTGCTTGAAAGCTTCATTAAACTGCTGCTTTTGCTTGGCTATATTTACTTTGTTTCCTTAACCCCTCTTATAAAGCGGGTCTTTCAATACCACGGTGCGGAGCATAAAGTGATCAATGCTTTTGAAAATGGCAAAGAAATAACCGTAGAAAATGTTCAAGCTCAATCAAGGCTCCATTATCGATGCGGCAGCAGCTTTATTTTGTTTACCGTATTTGTTGGTCTTTTTCTATATTTGCTGTTCCCGACAGATTCATTTGTTGAACGGATAGTAAGCAGAATTGCTTTAATTCCTGTCGTGCTTGGAATTTCATTTGAGGTGCTGCAATTTACAAATAAATTGAGAAATATCCCGGTTTTAAAATACTTAGGATTGCCAGGTCTTTGGCTGCAGCTTTTGACAACAAAAGAGCCGACAGACGATCAAGTAGAAGTAGCCATTTATTCCTTTAAGGAATTAAAGCGCAGAGAAGAAGAAACAGAAAATACAATTTTAGTTAGCAGCTGA
- the splB gene encoding spore photoproduct lyase, with protein MKPFVPQLVYIEPKALEYQLGRELKEKFEKMGLEIRETTSHNQVRGIPGETELQQYRNAKSTLVVGIRKTLKFDTSKPSAEYAIPLATGCMGHCHYCYLQTTLGSKPYIRTYVNLEEIFDQAQKYMDERGDQITRFEAACTSDIVGLDHLTHSLKKTIEYFGQQDRGRLRFVTKYHHVDHLLDAEHNGRTRFRFSVNSRYVIKNFEPGTSTFDERLEAARKVANAGYPLGFIVAPIYLHEDWKEGYYELFERLSESLQGVNLSNLTFELIQHRFTKPAKRVIAKRYPKTKLEMDEEKRKYKWGRYGIGKYVYQNDEAKDMEDTIRGYVSQFFPEAEVAYFT; from the coding sequence ATGAAGCCGTTTGTTCCCCAATTAGTTTATATAGAACCGAAAGCATTAGAATACCAGTTAGGAAGAGAACTAAAGGAAAAATTTGAAAAGATGGGTCTTGAAATAAGAGAAACGACCTCGCATAACCAGGTGAGAGGCATTCCAGGTGAAACAGAGCTTCAGCAGTACAGAAATGCTAAATCTACTCTTGTTGTCGGCATCAGAAAAACATTAAAGTTTGATACGTCAAAACCATCAGCAGAATATGCCATTCCGCTTGCGACTGGCTGTATGGGGCATTGTCATTATTGTTATTTGCAGACAACGCTTGGAAGCAAACCGTATATACGGACATATGTCAATCTGGAGGAAATATTTGATCAAGCGCAAAAATACATGGACGAACGAGGCGATCAAATTACAAGATTTGAGGCTGCATGTACATCAGATATTGTAGGACTTGATCATTTAACGCATTCTTTGAAAAAAACAATTGAATATTTCGGACAGCAAGACAGAGGCCGTCTGCGTTTCGTAACAAAATATCACCATGTCGACCATTTGCTTGATGCAGAGCATAACGGCAGAACAAGATTCCGGTTCAGTGTGAATTCCCGTTATGTAATAAAAAATTTCGAGCCTGGGACTTCTACCTTTGATGAACGGCTAGAGGCTGCCAGAAAGGTAGCTAATGCAGGCTATCCACTTGGCTTTATTGTCGCGCCTATTTATTTGCATGAAGATTGGAAGGAAGGCTATTACGAGCTGTTTGAAAGGTTGTCCGAAAGTCTGCAGGGCGTCAATCTCTCTAATCTGACATTCGAGCTTATTCAGCATCGCTTCACAAAGCCAGCTAAAAGAGTCATTGCAAAAAGATACCCGAAAACTAAGCTTGAGATGGATGAGGAAAAAAGAAAATATAAATGGGGCAGATACGGCATAGGAAAGTATGTTTATCAAAACGATGAAGCAAAAGATATGGAGGATACAATCAGAGGCTATGTATCTCAGTTCTTTCCTGAAGCAGAAGTTGCTTACTTCACATAA
- the gcvPA gene encoding aminomethyl-transferring glycine dehydrogenase subunit GcvPA, translating to MKHRYLPMTEEDRNAMLKAIGADSVDELFSDIPESVRFKGEYNIKNAKSESALLKELSKLASKNADSKSNVSFLGAGVYDHYAPVIVDHVISRSEFYTAYTPYQPEISQGELQAIFEFQTMICELTGMDVANSSMYDGATSLAEAGMLSAGATKRKKILLSSCVHPEAKEVVKTYAKGQYIEVIEVPHKDGITDVEVLKTHMGDDVAAVMIQYPNFFGRIEPLKELEEVIHANKAMFVVSSNPLALGALTPPGAFKADIVVGDAQPFGIPQAFGGPHCGYLAVTSKLMRKVPGRLVGQTVDENGAVGFVLTLQAREQHIRRDKATSNICSNQALNALAASVAMTALGKLGVKEMALANIQKAHYAKMKLKAAGFEIRFEGPSFNEFVVDCKSPVAAINRALLKKDIIGGYDLGRDYEGMDHCMLVAVTELRTKEEIDEFVKELEDYHG from the coding sequence ATGAAACACCGCTATTTGCCAATGACTGAAGAAGACAGAAATGCCATGCTTAAAGCAATTGGGGCAGATTCTGTTGATGAGCTGTTTTCTGATATCCCTGAAAGTGTACGGTTTAAAGGGGAATACAATATTAAAAATGCGAAAAGCGAATCTGCACTATTAAAGGAACTAAGCAAGCTGGCTTCAAAAAATGCAGACAGCAAGTCAAATGTCTCCTTTTTAGGTGCAGGAGTTTACGATCATTATGCTCCTGTTATTGTCGATCATGTTATTTCAAGATCGGAATTTTACACAGCATATACGCCGTATCAGCCAGAAATTTCCCAAGGGGAATTACAGGCAATCTTTGAGTTCCAGACAATGATTTGTGAGTTGACAGGCATGGATGTTGCCAATTCCTCCATGTATGATGGTGCAACTTCACTTGCAGAAGCTGGAATGCTCAGCGCCGGTGCAACAAAAAGAAAGAAAATTCTCCTGTCAAGCTGTGTTCATCCTGAAGCAAAAGAAGTCGTAAAAACTTATGCAAAAGGCCAGTATATTGAAGTGATTGAAGTGCCGCATAAGGATGGAATTACAGATGTGGAAGTGCTGAAAACTCATATGGGTGATGATGTAGCAGCAGTTATGATTCAATATCCTAACTTCTTTGGCAGAATCGAGCCTTTGAAGGAGCTCGAAGAAGTCATCCATGCCAATAAAGCAATGTTTGTTGTATCAAGCAATCCGTTAGCTCTTGGAGCATTAACACCACCTGGAGCGTTTAAGGCAGACATCGTCGTTGGTGATGCCCAGCCTTTTGGAATCCCACAAGCATTCGGCGGACCGCACTGTGGATATTTGGCTGTTACTTCTAAATTGATGAGAAAGGTGCCAGGAAGACTTGTCGGACAAACGGTTGATGAGAACGGAGCTGTCGGTTTTGTTTTGACACTTCAGGCTCGTGAGCAGCATATTCGCCGTGATAAAGCGACGTCCAATATATGCTCCAACCAGGCGCTGAATGCTTTAGCTGCGTCTGTGGCAATGACTGCACTTGGAAAACTTGGGGTTAAGGAGATGGCATTGGCCAACATTCAAAAAGCTCATTATGCAAAGATGAAATTGAAGGCAGCTGGCTTTGAGATTCGCTTTGAGGGACCTTCTTTTAATGAATTTGTAGTAGATTGCAAGTCTCCGGTTGCTGCTATTAACAGAGCATTGCTGAAAAAAGATATAATTGGCGGTTATGACCTCGGCAGGGACTATGAGGGAATGGATCATTGCATGCTGGTTGCTGTAACAGAGCTGCGTACAAAAGAAGAAATCGACGAATTTGTCAAGGAATTGGAGGATTATCATGGATAA